The DNA window ATGGACGAGCCGTTCAGCGCGCTCGACGTACAGACCAGGCAGCTGATGCAGGACGAACTGCTGCGCGTCTGGGCGGGCACCGGTGCGGCCGTCATCTTCGTCACCCACGATCTGGAAGAGGCCATCGTGCTCGCCGACCGGGTGATCGTGATGACCGCGAGCCCGGCCACGGTCTGCGGCAACTTCCAGGTCTCGCTGGAACGTCCGCGCAATGTCGAGGAGGTCCGGCTCACCAACGAATTCCGCGACATCTACAAGGAAATTTGGGAAACGCTGCGCGATCAGGTCGAGGCAGCCCGAGGCAAGGGAGCCTCCCGTGTCGCATAACGTGCTCGAAGATGCGGCGAAGTCCGCGCCCGAGGTCGAAGTCGAAACCGAGGAGCAGATTCTCGCGCGCGTGCGGACCAACGCCTGGCGCAACCGGCTGCGCACCTGGGGTCTGCGGGCCGCGCTGGTCGCGGTGTGGCTGGGGGCCTGGGAGCTGACCGCCACGCTGTGGATCGACCCGTTCTTCTACTCCAAGCCCTCGCTGATCTGGGACCGCCTGGTCGAATGGTTCACCGAAGGAACGCAATTCGGCTCGATCTGGCTGCAGATGTACACCACCGTGCAGGAAGCGGTGCTGGGCTTCGCGATCGGCGCGGTGGCCGGTGTCGTGCTCGGCACGCTGCTCGGCCGCAGCAGGTACTGGGCCGAGGTGCTCGCGCCGTTCATCAAGGCGCTCAACGCCGTTCCGCGCATCGTGCTGGCGTCGCTGTTCATCATCTGGTTCGGTCTCGGGCTCAGCTCGAAGGTCGCGACGGTCGTCGTGCTGGTGTTCTTCGCGGTGTTCTTCAATGCCTTCACCGGCGCCCGTGAGGTCGACGGCAATGTCATCAACAATGCCCGCATCCTCGGTGCGAGCAAGCGTCAGGTGCTGAGCTCGATCGTGCTGCCCAGTGCGACCACCTGGATTCTGTCCAGCCTGCACACCGCCTTCGGCTTCGCCCTGATCGGCGCGGTGGTCGGTGAATACGCCGGTGCCAGCAAGGGTTTGGGCCTGCTGATCAGCAATGCCCAGGGCACCTTCGACTCCGCGGGCATCTATGCGGGCATGATCATCATCACCGTGATCGCGCTGCTGGCCGAATGGGCGATCGGCGTCGCCGAGGGGCGATTGCTGAAATGGCGTCCGTCGCAGGCGACCTCGAACGCCGGGATCTGATCATGAGGTATGTCAAGCATCTCGTGGTCATCATCGGAGTCATCGCGGCGCTGCTACTGGCGACCGGATGCCGGGACTCCCGGACCATTCCGATGGCGAACGGGCGGCCGCAGATCACCATCATGGTCGGCGGTCTGGAGAAGGTGATCTACCTGCCCGCCATGCTCACCCAGCGGCTCGGCTTCTTCGAGCAGAACGATATCGACGTGAAGCTGCTCGGCGAACAGTCCGGCGCCAGCGCCGAAACCGCGCTGCTCACCGGTGATGTGCAGGCCGTGGTCGGGTTCTATGACCACGCCATCGACCTGCAGGCCAAGGAACAGTGCCTGACCTCGGTGGTCCAGTTCGCCGATGTGCCGGGCGAGGTGGAACTCGTCTCCAAGGCGGATTCGGACACCATCAAGTCGCTGGCGGATCTGCGCGGGAAGAACCTGGGCGTGACCTCGCTCGGTTCGTCGACCGACTTCCTCACCCAGGCGCTCACCGGACAGGAAGGTATGACCACCGCCGACTACACGCGCGTGAAAGTCGGTGCCGGCCAGACCTTTATCGCCGGCATGAACCACAACGGCATCGATGCCGGGATGACCACCGACCCGACGGTCGCCACCATGGTGAACTCCGGGGAGGCGAAGGTTCTGGTGGATATGCGCACCGAGGAGGGCACCCGCGCCGCATTGGGCGGGCTGTACCCGGCGTCGTCGCTGTACATGCGCTGCGACACCGTCGACGCGCATCCGGATATCGTGCAGAAGATCGCGACCGCGTTCGTGCAGACCATGCGGTGGATCAAGACGCACTCGGCGCAGGAGATCGCCGACAAGATGCCGTCGCAGTACGCGAGCGGTGGCAAGGAGCTCTACGTCCAGTCCATTCGCGATTCGATCGGTATGTTCAACGGCACCGGTTTGATGAAACCCGAAGGCGCCCAGAATGTGCTGAACGTACTCGGCAAGTACTCGAGCAATGTGCGGCCGGTCAAGGACCGTATCGATCTGTCGAAGACCTACACGACCAAGTTCGTGGAGGAGGCGCTGCGCGCGAATCAGCAGTAGCGACACCACGAAATCCCATGGCGACGGGCGAACATCCCGTCGGCCATGGGATTTCGGCCGTTATCGGAGTGCTTCGACCTCGGCCGCGGTGGGGTAGGACTCCTGCGCACCGGCCTTGGTGACCGCGGCGGCACCGACCCGACTCGCGTAACCGGCCGCGACAGCGAGTGATTCGCCGAGTCCGAGCCGCCAGGCCAATGCCGCGGTGAACGCGTCACCGGCCCCGGTTGTATCGACGGCCGCCACCCGCACCGAGGGCACACGGGTCATACCGTCGGCGTCGGCCACCAACGAACCCGCCGCGCCCAGTGTGACGACAACCGACCGCGGGCCCAGCGCCAAGAGCGCCGCGGCCCATTCTTCGGGCTCGATCCCCGGGGCAGCACCGAGCAGTACGCGCGCCTCGTGCTCGTTCACGATCAACGGGTCACAGGCCGCCAATACTTCCTGCGGCAATGCCCTGGGCGGCGACGGATTCAAGACGAACCGGTTGTGCGGCAAGAGATTCCGCACGACTTCCACAACCGTCTCCAGCGGGATCTCCAGCTGTGTCGAGACCACCTGTGCGGCACGGAAGAGAGCCGCCGCGCCCCGCGCATCGCCGGGCGTGAGTCGACCGTTGGCTCCCGGTGACACCACGATGCTGTTGTCGCCGGACGGATCCACCGTGATCAGCGCCACCCCGGTGGGCGCGCCGCCCACCAGCACACCCGCCGTATCCACCCCGGCTTCGCGTTGCGAGTCGAGCAGTAGCCGCCCGTGCGCGTCATCGCCGACCCGCGCCAGCAACGCCGTGCGCGCCCCGAGGCGAGCGGCCGCGACCGCCTGATTGCCGCCCTTGCCGCCCGGATGCACCGCGAGATCGGATCCGAGCACCGTCTCCCCGGCCGCGGGTCGCCGCTCGACACCGATCACCAGATCGGCATTGGCCGATCCGACAACGAGTAGGTCATACATCGGTTGCCTCCCAAGACATGTCGGAAAACTCATCCACCGAAACCGGCCACATTCTCTATGGTGACCACCTTCACCGGCACCTTCACCGTCTGCTCGACCTGCTTGCCCTGGGCCGCGAGCAGCGCGTTGCGCACCGCGATCCGGCCGAGTTCCTTCGGCTGCTGGGCCACTGACGCGAACATCGTGCCCGACTCGACCGCCTGCAAACCATCCGGTGTCCCATCGAACCCGACGACCTGCACCGCGGTCCCCGCCTTCGCCCCGAGCGCTTTGATCGCGCCGAGCGCCATCTCGTCGTTCTCGGCGAAGACGCCATTGACATCGGGATGAGCTTGCAGCAGATTCGTCATCACGTCCAGGCCCTTGGTGCGATCGAAATCAGCGGGCTGCTCGGCGACCACCGTGATGCCCGGGTAGGCCGCCAGCCCCTCGGCGAAGCCCGCGCCGCGCTCGCGGCTGGCCGAGGTGCCCGCCTGCCCCTGCAGGATCACGATGGTGCCTCGGCCACCGAGCTTTTCGGCCAGCGCCCGTGCGCCGAGCCGGCCGCCCTCGACATTGTCGGAGGCGACGAGTGCGGTCGTATCGGCCTTGTTCACACCTCGGTCGATGGCCACGACGGGCACGCGGGCCTTGTTCGCGGCGCGCACCGCGGGCCCGGCCGCATCCGAATCCACCGGATTGACAATGATCGCACCGACATTCGAGCTGGTGAAGTTCTGCAGCTGATTGGCTTGCTGGGACGCGTCGTTCTGCGCGTCGGTCACCGTCAGGTCGACGCCGAGCTTGTTCGCCTCATCCTGTGCGCCTTCCTTGATCTGTACGAAGAAGGGGTTGTTCAGCGTGGACAGGGACAGTCCCAGCTTCGGCGTCGACGAGGACGAGCCGCTGTGCACGAACGACAGCGCACCGACTGCGGCCACCGCGACCACGGCGGCCAGCGCGTATGTCAGTGCCTGACGGCCCTTTCCGCCGGGAGCGCTCGCGCCGGCCGCCGCCGATACCGTTCCGGTCTTGCGCCGCAACGTATCCAGCAGCACCGCCAGCGCGATGACCACGCCGATCACCACCTGCTGCCAAAAGGCCGAGACGGAAAGGAGATTGAGGCCGTTGCGCAGCACCGCCAGAATCAGCGCGCCGACCAGCGTCCCGGATGCCTTACCCGTGCCGCCGGCCAGACTCGCGCCGCCGATGACGACCGCGGCGATCGCGTCGAGCTCATAGCCTTGCGCCGCCTGCGGTTGCGCCGAGGAGAGCCGAGCGGCGAGGACGATGCCGGCGACGGCGGCGAATAGCCCGGCCAGAGCGTAGATGACGACCTTTTGCCGCTGCACCCGCAGACCCGACAGCCGGGCCGCCTCCTCGTTGCCGCCGATCGCGTACATGGCGCGACCGATGTAGGTGCGCCCCAACACGAATGCCGTGATCAACCCCATCACGATCATCACCAGGACCGGAACCGGCAGCCAACCGCCGAGGGTGTCGCCGAGGTGCGAGATCGAATCCGGGAAGGCGATCGGGCTGCCCTGCGAAATGACCAGGGACAGACCGCGCCCCACCGAGAGCATGGCCAGCGTCGCGATGAACGGCGGCAGCTTCCCGTAGGAGATCAGCACACCATTGACGAAGCCGCAGGCGATGCCGGTCGCGATTGCGAGGAGCACTGCGAGCCAGACCGGGACGCCCGCCGAGGTGGCGCTCCAGGCCAGCACCGTGGCCGAGAGCGCGGCCACCGAACCGACCGATAGATCGATGCCCGCCGAGACGATCACGAAGGTGACGCCGAACGCGAGAATCGCCGTAACCGCTGCCTGCACACCGATATTCAGCAGATTGTTCGTGGTCAGGAAGTCGCCGGACAGCGCCGACATGGCGATGACGAGGACGATGAGCGCGGTGAGCGCGCCGTTGTCGAGCAGGAGACGGCGCAGGCCACGCGCGCCGGTTGTGCTCTCGAGCGTGTCAGTGGCCACGGGTGGTCTCCAGTTCGGTCGATTCGGTGGACGGGGTGCTGACGGCCAGTGCCATCACGGCGTCTTGGGTCGCCTGGTCGGCCGTGAGTTCGCCGGCGATCCGGCCCTGAGCCATCACCAGGACCCGGTCGCTCATACCGAGCACCTCGGGCAGATCGCTGGAGATCATCAGTACGGCGGCGCCTGCGGCCGTCAATTCGTTGATGAGCTGGTAGATCTCGACCTTCGCGCCGACATCGATGCCGCGCGTCGGCTCATCGAGGATCAGTACCTTGGTGTCGGCCAGCAGCCACTTGCCGATCACGACCTTCTGCTGATTGCCGCCGGAGAGCGTGCGCACGTGCTGGCCGAGGCCCGCCATCCGGACACCGAGCTGTTCGGCGATGCGGGCCGCGGCCTGACGTTGGCCGGTGCGGTCGACGAGTCCGCCTCGGGTCGCCGAACGCAGTGTGACCAGGCCGAGGTTCTCGTCGACCGAGGCGTCCAGGACCAGCCCCTGGCCCTTGCGGTCCTCGGGGACGAGGCCGATTCCGGCGGTGACCGCGGCGTTCACGTCGTGGCGGCGCAAGTCGGAACCTGAAACCTGCACCGCGCCTTGGTCATACGGGTCGGCGCCGAAAACCGCGCGTGCGACCTCGGTTCTTCCGGCACCGACCAGTCCCGCGACGCCGACGACCTCACCCGCCCGCACCTGGAAGCTCACGTCGTGGAAGACGCCGTCGCGGGTGAGCCGGTCGACGGTCAGCAGCGCCGTCCCGACCTCGGCCCGTTCCCGCGGATACTGCTGCTCGATCGATCGCCCGACCATCAGGCGGACGAGTTCGTCCTGGGGCGTGCCGGCGGGCACCTGCCCGACGCTCCTGCCGTCCCGGATCACCGTGACCCGGTCGCCCAGCGCTGCGATCTCCTCCAAATGATGGGTGATGAAAATGATGCCGACGCCGTCCGCGCGCAGCGTGCGCACGATCGCGAACAGCCGCTCCACCTCCTCGGAGGTGAGCACCGCGGTCGGTTCGTCCATGATCAGCACCCTGGCCCGCAGGCTCAGCGCCTTCGCGATCTCGACCATCTGCAACCGCGCGATGCCGAGTTCACGCACTCGCGCTCGCGGGGATACGGGCACGCCCACTCGCTCGAGCAGTTCGGCGGCATCGGCCTCCATCCGCTTCCGGTCGATCATCCCGAACCGGCGGGGCTGGCGGCCGAGGAAGATGTTCTCGGCGACGGTCAGATCGGGAATGAGGTTGAACTCCTGGTAGATCGTGGCGATGCCGAGACGCTCGGAATCCTGTGCCACGTGGATGTGCGCCTCGGAGCCGTCGACCAGGATGCGTCCGCTGTCGGGCCGGTACGCGCCGGACAGCATTTTGATGAGCGTGCTTTTGCCAGCGCCGTTTTCGCCGAGTAGGACGTGCACCTCACCGCGCCGCAGATCGAAGTCGACGCTGTCGAGCGCGACGACGCCGGGAAAGGCTTTGCGTATGCCTTCGATGCGCAGCAACTCGTCCGGATCGTTCACGAATCGCTCCTTTGTGCGGTGGCCGTCTCGCCGCAGGAGCGACGCACGACGAGCCGGGCCGGAAGGGTGACCGACCGCGGTGGCCGGCCTTCGATACGGTCGATCAACGCGCGGACCGCCGCCCGGCCGAGGTCACCGGTCGGCTGGGCGATCGCGGTGATCGGCGGATCGGTGTGCACGAACCACGGGATGTCGTCGAATGCGGCGAGCGCGATGTGCTCGGGAATCCGCAGCCCGCGCGCGCGAATGGTGTCCAGCGCGCCGAGGGCCATCAGATTGTCCGCGGCGAAGATGACCTCGGGCGGATCGGGCAGGTCCAGGAATCGTTCGGTCGCGCGGTGTCCGCTCTCGGCTTGGAAATCGCCCTGGCCGATGTAGGCGTCGGGCAGGGCGATCCCGTGTTCGGCGAGTGCTGCGCGGAAAGCGTCGACCCGTTCGCTGCCGGTTGTGGTGGTCGCGGGACCGGCGATGATCGCGAGTTTGCGGTGGCCGAGTCCGTGTAGGTGGGCGACGAGATCGCGGACGGCGGCACGGCCGTCCGCGCGGACCACCGGCACCTCGACGCCGGGAATCCATCGGTCCACGAAGACCATCGGGGTGCCCGCACGGACCGCGTCCAGTATCAGCGGCGAACCGCCATCGGCGGGGGAGACCAGCAGGCCATCGATGCGTCGGTCGAGCAAGCTGCGGATGTGGTGATCCTGCAGGTCCGGACGCTCGTCGGCATTGCCGATGATGACGCTGTAGCCCAGTGCGCGGGCCTGTTCCTCGACCGAGCGGGCCAACTCGGTGAAGTACGGGTTGAGCAGATCGCTGATGACCAGGCCGAGGGTGCGGGTCTGGTCGGTGCGCAGTGAACGGGCGACGACGTTCGGGCGATAACCGAGCGATTCGACGGCGGCCAGGACGCGGGCGCGGGCGTCCGGGCTGACCGAGGGGTGGTGGTTGAGCGCGCGTGACACCGTGGCGACGGATACGCCCGCCTCGGCGGCGACATCCTTGATGCTCGCCATCGCGACCCACCTCCTCGTGTAATCGTTTACACAGAGATTGGAAACGATTACACGGGGCTAGGTCAAGTCCTGGATCGATGTTTGTGCAGCAGCGTGCGCCGGTCGGCTACGGTCTTCGTGTGCATGGGGTGTTCAGCGGTGACGTGAGGTCTGATGCGATTGCGACTCCGGTTCGGCTGCCGCCCTGGCGCAGACTCGAACTGGCCGACGGGACCAGGGTGCTCGCCCGGACCGCACCCGGTGAAGTTCCGGTACTGCTACTGCACGGTTGGGCGCTGACCGCCGACGTCAACTTCCTGCATCTGATGCGGCCGGTCGCGGATCAGCACGGCGTGGTCGCCATGGATATGCGCGGGCACGGCCGTGGCCCCCAACTGCGGCGGCGGGAGCGATTCGATATCGCGCAGTGTGCCGACGATGCCGCCGCGGTGCTCGATGCGCTGGGCGTCGATCAGGTGGTCGTCTGCGGTTATTCGCTCGGCGGGCCGGTCGGGCTGGAATTCGCACGGCGACACCGGGATCGGGTGGCCGGACTCGTATTCGAGGCCACCGCACTGTCATTCGACAATCTCGCCGATCGATTCGGCCGTATCGCGTTTCGTGTGCTGCGTCCGTTCGCGCAGTGGAGTCGCGGGCTCGGTCGATCGATTCCGTTGCAGTACTTCCGGAAAGCGCGCAGTGAGCGGATCGCGCAGATCTGGCCGTGGTTGCGCAGCGAATTGGTGCAGTGCCATCCGCGGGTCATCGTGGATGTGATCCTGGCCGAATATGCCTTCGATTTCCGTCCGTACGTGTCATCGATCGCGGGATTGCCTGCCGCAGTGGTGGTTACGGCGCGCGATGGTGCGGTGCCGCCGAAGGATCAGCGTGCCCTTGCGGCGGAGTTGAACGCGACCGTGATCGAACTCGACGCAGGGCACGAGGTGTTCCTGAGCGATCCGGAGATCTATGTGCGGGCGACACTCGACGCGATCGATATGGTCCTGCGGGGCTGAATCCTCGCGTCCCGCCGCATATGTGACGGGACGCGAGACGAATCAGTTTGCGACTTCCTCGGTTTCGCCGACCTTGAACTCCGCCTTCCACTCGCGGAAGCCTTCCTCGGTCCGGCCGCGCCGCCAGTAGCCGGAGATCGAGGCCGCCCACTCGGCGCTCACGCCACGCTCGCGGCGGACGTAGCGCCGCAGATCCTGCATAACGGCTCGGGCCTCGCCGTGGATGAAGACCTGGACCTGCCCGGCACGCCACGCGGCATCGCGGACCGCCTCGGCCAGCACCTCACCCGGCTCACGCGCGCCGCGATGCAGCCAGGTCAGCTCCACCCCGGTCGGCTTGTCCAGCTTGATCTCGTCATCGGGCCCGGCCACCTCGACGAAGGCGTACCCGACCGCATCGGCGTGCATACCCTCCAGCGCGGCCGCGATCGCGGGCAGCGCCGCCTCATCGCCCGCGAGCAGATGCCAGTCCGCATCGGCGCGCGGCGCATAGGCCCCGCCCGGTCCGAAGCAGTCGATGGTGTCGCCCGGTCGCGCCGAAACCGCCCACGGTCCGGCGATGCCCTCGTCGCCGTGATAGACGAAATCCACGGCCAACGCGCCGGCATCCGAGTCGACCGAGCGCACGGTATAGGTGCGCAGCACGTCGATCCCGTTCTGCGGAAAAATGAACTTCACATACGAATCGGTGAACTCACTCGGCCGGAACGCGGTGAAACCGGGTCCGCCGAAATGCACCCGGATGAGGTGCGGGGTCAATTGCTCGGTGCGTAGCACTGTCAGGGTGGTACGGGGTCGTGCCAAGGTGACCTCCACTAATCGCAAATTAGGCTTACCTTACCAACCGTACCTGTTTCGGTTCACGATGAGGGTTACCGCAGACGCGCGAGCCGTCGATATCGCAGGATGACGGGCATGACACAGACCGTGCCGACCGCTGTCCACACTGTCCGGCAACGCTATCGCGAGCCGAATCCGATCGAGCCGACGCAGTGGAATCCAGTGCTCCAGGTGCTGCACGAGCACCGCTCGGTGCGTCGCTACCTCGCCGACCCGGTCTCGGAGGACACCCTGCGGGTACTGATCTCCGCCGCGCAGTCCGCACCGACGTCGTCGAACCTGCAGGTGTGGAGCGTCATCGCGGTGCGTGATCCGGCCCGTAAGGCGCGGCTGGCCGCGCTGGCCGGTGGCCAGGCACATATCGAACAGGCCCCGGTCCTGCTGGTGTGGACCGCCGACTTCGCGCGTCTGCGTCAGCTCGCCGAAGACCACGGCGCGCCGCTGGAAGGAGCCGACTACCTCGAGTCGAGCTACGTCGGGTTCATCGACGCCGCACTCGCGGCCCAGAACGCGGTCATCGCCGCGGAATCGCTCGGCCTCGGCACCGTGTACATCGGCGCGATCCGCAACAATCCGGAAGCCGTTGCGGCCGAACTGAATCTGCCCGAACGGGTCTTCGCCGTCTTCGGTCTCGTTGTCGGGCACCCGGATCCGACCGAGGACGCCCGCATCAAGCCGCGGCTACCGCAGGCGGCGGTGCTGCATCACGAGACGTATGACCTTGCCGCACAACGTGAACACGTCACCGCGTACGAACAGCGAATCGGTGAGTTCTATGCCGAACAGCAACTCGCCCATTCCTGGACCGAACGCGTGCTCGCCCGCCTCGCCTCCGCCGCCAGCCTCAACGGCCGCCACCGCCTGCGAGC is part of the Nocardia sp. NBC_00565 genome and encodes:
- a CDS encoding LacI family DNA-binding transcriptional regulator is translated as MASIKDVAAEAGVSVATVSRALNHHPSVSPDARARVLAAVESLGYRPNVVARSLRTDQTRTLGLVISDLLNPYFTELARSVEEQARALGYSVIIGNADERPDLQDHHIRSLLDRRIDGLLVSPADGGSPLILDAVRAGTPMVFVDRWIPGVEVPVVRADGRAAVRDLVAHLHGLGHRKLAIIAGPATTTTGSERVDAFRAALAEHGIALPDAYIGQGDFQAESGHRATERFLDLPDPPEVIFAADNLMALGALDTIRARGLRIPEHIALAAFDDIPWFVHTDPPITAIAQPTGDLGRAAVRALIDRIEGRPPRSVTLPARLVVRRSCGETATAQRSDS
- a CDS encoding siderophore-interacting protein produces the protein MARPRTTLTVLRTEQLTPHLIRVHFGGPGFTAFRPSEFTDSYVKFIFPQNGIDVLRTYTVRSVDSDAGALAVDFVYHGDEGIAGPWAVSARPGDTIDCFGPGGAYAPRADADWHLLAGDEAALPAIAAALEGMHADAVGYAFVEVAGPDDEIKLDKPTGVELTWLHRGAREPGEVLAEAVRDAAWRAGQVQVFIHGEARAVMQDLRRYVRRERGVSAEWAASISGYWRRGRTEEGFREWKAEFKVGETEEVAN
- a CDS encoding sugar ABC transporter ATP-binding protein; the protein is MNDPDELLRIEGIRKAFPGVVALDSVDFDLRRGEVHVLLGENGAGKSTLIKMLSGAYRPDSGRILVDGSEAHIHVAQDSERLGIATIYQEFNLIPDLTVAENIFLGRQPRRFGMIDRKRMEADAAELLERVGVPVSPRARVRELGIARLQMVEIAKALSLRARVLIMDEPTAVLTSEEVERLFAIVRTLRADGVGIIFITHHLEEIAALGDRVTVIRDGRSVGQVPAGTPQDELVRLMVGRSIEQQYPRERAEVGTALLTVDRLTRDGVFHDVSFQVRAGEVVGVAGLVGAGRTEVARAVFGADPYDQGAVQVSGSDLRRHDVNAAVTAGIGLVPEDRKGQGLVLDASVDENLGLVTLRSATRGGLVDRTGQRQAAARIAEQLGVRMAGLGQHVRTLSGGNQQKVVIGKWLLADTKVLILDEPTRGIDVGAKVEIYQLINELTAAGAAVLMISSDLPEVLGMSDRVLVMAQGRIAGELTADQATQDAVMALAVSTPSTESTELETTRGH
- a CDS encoding alpha/beta fold hydrolase translates to MRSDAIATPVRLPPWRRLELADGTRVLARTAPGEVPVLLLHGWALTADVNFLHLMRPVADQHGVVAMDMRGHGRGPQLRRRERFDIAQCADDAAAVLDALGVDQVVVCGYSLGGPVGLEFARRHRDRVAGLVFEATALSFDNLADRFGRIAFRVLRPFAQWSRGLGRSIPLQYFRKARSERIAQIWPWLRSELVQCHPRVIVDVILAEYAFDFRPYVSSIAGLPAAVVVTARDGAVPPKDQRALAAELNATVIELDAGHEVFLSDPEIYVRATLDAIDMVLRG
- a CDS encoding ABC transporter substrate-binding protein, whose protein sequence is MRYVKHLVVIIGVIAALLLATGCRDSRTIPMANGRPQITIMVGGLEKVIYLPAMLTQRLGFFEQNDIDVKLLGEQSGASAETALLTGDVQAVVGFYDHAIDLQAKEQCLTSVVQFADVPGEVELVSKADSDTIKSLADLRGKNLGVTSLGSSTDFLTQALTGQEGMTTADYTRVKVGAGQTFIAGMNHNGIDAGMTTDPTVATMVNSGEAKVLVDMRTEEGTRAALGGLYPASSLYMRCDTVDAHPDIVQKIATAFVQTMRWIKTHSAQEIADKMPSQYASGGKELYVQSIRDSIGMFNGTGLMKPEGAQNVLNVLGKYSSNVRPVKDRIDLSKTYTTKFVEEALRANQQ
- a CDS encoding ABC transporter permease — protein: MSHNVLEDAAKSAPEVEVETEEQILARVRTNAWRNRLRTWGLRAALVAVWLGAWELTATLWIDPFFYSKPSLIWDRLVEWFTEGTQFGSIWLQMYTTVQEAVLGFAIGAVAGVVLGTLLGRSRYWAEVLAPFIKALNAVPRIVLASLFIIWFGLGLSSKVATVVVLVFFAVFFNAFTGAREVDGNVINNARILGASKRQVLSSIVLPSATTWILSSLHTAFGFALIGAVVGEYAGASKGLGLLISNAQGTFDSAGIYAGMIIITVIALLAEWAIGVAEGRLLKWRPSQATSNAGI
- a CDS encoding NADPH-dependent oxidoreductase translates to MTQTVPTAVHTVRQRYREPNPIEPTQWNPVLQVLHEHRSVRRYLADPVSEDTLRVLISAAQSAPTSSNLQVWSVIAVRDPARKARLAALAGGQAHIEQAPVLLVWTADFARLRQLAEDHGAPLEGADYLESSYVGFIDAALAAQNAVIAAESLGLGTVYIGAIRNNPEAVAAELNLPERVFAVFGLVVGHPDPTEDARIKPRLPQAAVLHHETYDLAAQREHVTAYEQRIGEFYAEQQLAHSWTERVLARLASAASLNGRHRLRAALNGHGFRLH
- a CDS encoding substrate-binding domain-containing protein; protein product: MVAVAAVGALSFVHSGSSSSTPKLGLSLSTLNNPFFVQIKEGAQDEANKLGVDLTVTDAQNDASQQANQLQNFTSSNVGAIIVNPVDSDAAGPAVRAANKARVPVVAIDRGVNKADTTALVASDNVEGGRLGARALAEKLGGRGTIVILQGQAGTSASRERGAGFAEGLAAYPGITVVAEQPADFDRTKGLDVMTNLLQAHPDVNGVFAENDEMALGAIKALGAKAGTAVQVVGFDGTPDGLQAVESGTMFASVAQQPKELGRIAVRNALLAAQGKQVEQTVKVPVKVVTIENVAGFGG
- a CDS encoding ribokinase, with the translated sequence MYDLLVVGSANADLVIGVERRPAAGETVLGSDLAVHPGGKGGNQAVAAARLGARTALLARVGDDAHGRLLLDSQREAGVDTAGVLVGGAPTGVALITVDPSGDNSIVVSPGANGRLTPGDARGAAALFRAAQVVSTQLEIPLETVVEVVRNLLPHNRFVLNPSPPRALPQEVLAACDPLIVNEHEARVLLGAAPGIEPEEWAAALLALGPRSVVVTLGAAGSLVADADGMTRVPSVRVAAVDTTGAGDAFTAALAWRLGLGESLAVAAGYASRVGAAAVTKAGAQESYPTAAEVEALR